A single genomic interval of Bacteroidota bacterium harbors:
- a CDS encoding decaprenyl-phosphate phosphoribosyltransferase produces MIKYIILSMRIQQWVKNLFIFAALIFSGHLFKFYDLWLTAAGFIVLSFTSSAVYLFNDVVDSEKDKLHPEKSHRPIPSGKLKPNTAISTFIIFTTLSLICAYIINPYFGMIVLIYILTNIAYSFWLKSLVIIDVMTISFGFVLRVVSGAVIINVPTSEWLIICTILLSLFLGFSKRRSELVLLENTANTHRSVLTQYSPHFLDQMIGIVTASTVMSYALYTISEETIQKFNTKNLIYTVPFVLYGIFRYLYLVHKKELGGNPTLAIFKDIPLLINLIMWIISAGIIIYWR; encoded by the coding sequence GTGATAAAGTATATTATTTTATCAATGCGCATCCAGCAGTGGGTAAAAAATCTTTTTATCTTTGCCGCCTTAATATTTTCCGGGCACCTCTTCAAATTCTATGATTTATGGTTGACTGCCGCTGGGTTCATTGTGCTTTCTTTTACATCAAGCGCCGTCTATCTTTTCAACGATGTCGTAGATAGCGAGAAAGATAAATTGCATCCTGAGAAGTCGCATCGACCGATACCCAGCGGAAAGCTTAAACCCAATACGGCAATTTCAACATTCATTATTTTCACAACCCTGTCTTTGATCTGTGCATACATAATCAATCCATATTTTGGGATGATCGTTCTGATTTATATTCTCACAAATATTGCGTATTCATTCTGGCTTAAAAGCTTAGTAATAATTGATGTGATGACGATATCGTTTGGTTTTGTTCTGCGCGTAGTATCAGGGGCAGTTATCATTAATGTTCCTACGTCTGAATGGTTAATTATTTGCACTATCTTGCTTTCATTATTTCTCGGTTTCAGTAAGCGGAGGTCGGAGTTAGTGTTGTTAGAAAACACCGCGAATACACACAGGTCTGTTCTTACTCAGTATAGTCCCCATTTTCTCGACCAGATGATTGGAATTGTTACAGCATCGACAGTGATGTCGTACGCCCTTTATACAATTTCTGAAGAAACGATACAAAAGTTCAATACAAAAAATTTAATTTACACAGTTCCTTTTGTGTTGTATGGAATTTTCAGATACCTGTATCTTGTTCATAAAAAAGAACTTGGAGGAAATCCAACGCTTGCAATATTCAAAGACATTCCATTGTTAATAAATTTAATAATGTGGATAATATCGGCGGGTATAATAATTTATTGGAGATAA
- a CDS encoding methylmalonyl-CoA mutase family protein: MSAQHDDIHKAKSEWKKKASQSEMQRPVKFTTVSGEHIETLYSPDDIAHINFLSDIGFPGEYPYTRGIHPTMYRGRLWTMRQFAGFGTPEDSNERYHYLLKHGQTGLSVAFDLPTLMGRDADDPQAQGEVGICGVSISSLADMEILFKGIPMEKVSTSMTINAPAAMMMAFYLAVAQKQGANFKNLRGTTQTDILKEYIAQKEWIFPPEPSMRIIVDMFEYLNREVPQWNPISVSGYHIREAGSTAAQELAFTLADGFAYVEAGIKRGLDVDEFVPRISFFFNSHLDFFEEIAKFRAARRIWAKRMKNKYKAKSPKSWICRFHTQTAGCSLTAQQPENNIVRTAYQALAGVLGGTQSLHTNSMDETLALPSEKAVKIALRTQQIIAYEIGVTNTIDPLAGSYFVEALTDKMEKEAEVYFDRIDALGGVIPAIEAGFFQREIADAAYRYQMELDKKEKIIVGVNDFIEENEKIEIPILEISPEVESKQRRRLADVRASRNNEDVQQRLEDLKSAARDGNNLIPFLLAATNSYVTLGEMSSALAEVFGVYEEQAVF, from the coding sequence ATGTCGGCTCAGCACGACGATATACATAAAGCTAAATCAGAATGGAAGAAAAAAGCTTCCCAGTCAGAAATGCAGCGACCGGTTAAATTTACAACCGTCTCAGGCGAACACATAGAAACTCTCTACTCTCCAGACGATATCGCACATATCAATTTTTTATCAGATATCGGTTTCCCGGGTGAGTATCCGTACACACGAGGCATCCATCCAACTATGTATCGGGGAAGATTATGGACGATGCGGCAGTTTGCCGGCTTCGGAACTCCCGAAGATTCGAACGAACGCTACCATTATCTACTCAAACACGGACAAACAGGACTATCAGTTGCATTCGACCTTCCAACTTTGATGGGACGTGATGCAGACGATCCTCAAGCGCAAGGTGAAGTTGGAATTTGCGGTGTGTCAATTTCTTCGCTTGCAGATATGGAGATTCTCTTCAAAGGGATTCCGATGGAAAAAGTCTCAACGTCGATGACCATCAACGCTCCGGCGGCGATGATGATGGCATTTTACTTGGCAGTTGCTCAAAAGCAGGGCGCAAACTTTAAAAACTTACGCGGCACAACGCAAACAGATATCCTCAAAGAATATATTGCACAGAAGGAATGGATTTTTCCTCCCGAACCGTCGATGCGAATAATTGTGGATATGTTCGAGTATTTAAATCGCGAAGTCCCTCAATGGAATCCAATTTCAGTAAGCGGTTACCACATCCGCGAAGCTGGCTCAACGGCTGCACAAGAATTAGCGTTCACGCTTGCCGATGGTTTCGCGTATGTTGAAGCCGGAATAAAGCGTGGACTGGACGTAGATGAATTCGTACCGAGAATATCTTTCTTCTTTAATTCACATCTCGACTTCTTTGAGGAGATTGCAAAGTTCCGCGCTGCCCGAAGAATTTGGGCGAAGAGGATGAAAAATAAATACAAAGCTAAAAGTCCGAAGTCGTGGATTTGTCGCTTTCATACACAAACTGCCGGATGTTCGCTAACGGCACAACAACCAGAGAACAACATTGTACGGACTGCCTATCAAGCACTTGCCGGTGTATTAGGAGGAACACAATCGCTCCACACTAACTCGATGGATGAAACTTTAGCGCTTCCGTCTGAGAAAGCGGTAAAGATTGCTCTTCGCACACAACAGATAATCGCATACGAAATTGGCGTTACAAACACAATTGACCCGTTGGCTGGAAGTTATTTTGTGGAGGCATTGACGGATAAAATGGAAAAAGAAGCAGAAGTATATTTTGATAGGATTGATGCGTTAGGTGGAGTTATTCCGGCTATCGAGGCAGGATTTTTCCAAAGGGAAATCGCCGATGCCGCTTATCGTTATCAGATGGAGTTGGATAAGAAGGAAAAGATTATTGTTGGAGTAAATGATTTTATTGAAGAGAATGAGAAGATAGAAATTCCAATACTCGAAATATCGCCCGAAGTCGAAAGCAAACAAAGACGGCGCCTCGCTGATGTTCGTGCCTCAAGAAATAATGAAGATGTTCAACAACGGCTTGAAGATTTAAAAAGCGCCGCAAGGGACGGAAACAATTTAATACCCTTTCTTCTGGCGGCAACTAATTCTTACGTAACGTTAGGAGAGATGAGCAGTGCACTCGCAGAAGTGTTTGGAGTGTATGAAGAACAAGCTGTGTTTTAA
- a CDS encoding transposase has product MNVSDKIKPYYERNLPHYQPSYADFFVTFRLAGSIPVSVVTQLMKERELEGKRIAQITNQKAKIEEYHSFQKEYFLKFDGLLDKSDNGPNWLKIPEIANIVNDAIKYRDEKDYQLIAFTIMSNHVHMVISTEHKEISLYKILQSLKRHTARESNKLLARTGAFWHHESYDHVIRNDKELVQIVKYVLNNPVKAGLVKSWQEWKWSYTKYDM; this is encoded by the coding sequence GTGAATGTGTCAGATAAAATTAAACCATATTACGAACGTAATCTTCCCCACTACCAGCCATCGTATGCAGACTTTTTCGTAACATTTAGATTGGCTGGCTCGATACCAGTATCTGTGGTGACACAATTGATGAAAGAGAGGGAACTTGAAGGAAAAAGAATCGCTCAGATTACAAATCAAAAAGCTAAGATTGAGGAATACCATAGTTTTCAGAAAGAATACTTTTTAAAATTTGATGGACTATTGGATAAATCTGACAACGGTCCTAATTGGCTTAAAATTCCAGAAATAGCTAACATTGTAAATGATGCGATTAAATATCGTGACGAAAAGGATTATCAGTTAATAGCATTTACAATAATGTCGAATCATGTACACATGGTTATAAGTACGGAACATAAAGAAATTTCGCTTTACAAAATTCTACAATCATTAAAGCGACATACAGCCAGGGAATCCAATAAATTATTAGCACGCACAGGTGCTTTCTGGCATCATGAAAGTTACGATCATGTAATAAGAAATGATAAGGAACTGGTTCAAATCGTAAAATATGTTCTTAATAATCCGGTAAAGGCTGGTTTAGTGAAGTCTTGGCAAGAGTGGAAGTGGAGTTATACGAAGTACGACATGTGA
- a CDS encoding T9SS type A sorting domain-containing protein, whose amino-acid sequence MGTKMKLYKLILTIAVMLIMFGISQTNAQEDVGAGWYKLASSMLQDSIFIQNGGYGSDYCVRITVTASLITDSVVYARRVPKTKTDPLGTGSLIRFHVKLTNGMLTDLKLKIFHKDTVWQHTNVSSIYGYGTWETRFFNTRYAPMTEIDSMELTIKQSGPLGQQVTIDLDNFRNSANEVFYDGGEWASVSGTVWFDQNQNSVKDEGEKPLRGLKVYLGNGWLDSSYTDSAGSYQFQRRERGPHLIKPEPREFWTVTTHASGESTLVIANNPLYYSDINFGLYSDKASWYQVNRGWNIISVPKTGNNMAKTNLYPTAISQAFSYNNGYTGKDTLETGKGYWLKFADSEAVIAGNEFLQDTVTVTTGWNMIGAVSQPLAINSIISEPGGLHLSQFYGYNRGYEVVDTLRPNQGYWVKVIGEGGQLILNAATLKFAKTTGQNIVIVHLDELPPPAPGEGQNPSTVLGIPTALQLGQNYPNPFNPVTVIAYAIPNHEAGIMNHELVTLKVYNMLGQEVATLVNEMKTPGQYTVNFNGSNLTSGMYFYRLQAGNYTQTRKLLLLK is encoded by the coding sequence GGTTGGTATAAACTTGCCTCCAGCATGTTGCAGGACAGTATTTTTATTCAAAATGGTGGATACGGAAGCGATTATTGCGTACGAATCACTGTTACTGCCAGTCTAATTACTGATTCGGTAGTGTATGCCAGAAGAGTACCAAAAACTAAAACGGATCCCCTGGGTACAGGTTCGTTAATTAGATTTCACGTGAAACTCACAAATGGTATGTTGACTGATTTAAAACTAAAAATATTCCACAAAGACACTGTGTGGCAACATACTAATGTAAGTAGCATATACGGCTATGGCACTTGGGAAACCAGATTCTTTAATACGCGCTATGCACCCATGACTGAAATTGATTCTATGGAACTTACTATCAAACAGTCAGGTCCACTAGGACAACAAGTAACTATTGACTTGGATAATTTTAGAAATTCGGCAAACGAAGTATTCTATGATGGCGGTGAATGGGCCAGTGTTTCCGGTACTGTATGGTTTGACCAAAACCAAAACAGCGTCAAAGACGAAGGTGAAAAACCGTTACGCGGACTTAAAGTGTATTTAGGCAATGGCTGGCTTGATTCTAGTTATACTGATTCAGCCGGCAGTTACCAATTCCAGCGTCGGGAACGAGGGCCGCATTTAATAAAACCCGAGCCAAGGGAATTTTGGACTGTTACTACTCACGCTAGTGGCGAATCCACACTGGTTATTGCCAATAATCCTTTATACTACTCTGATATTAATTTCGGACTGTATAGCGATAAAGCCAGTTGGTACCAAGTAAATCGCGGCTGGAACATAATATCAGTTCCCAAAACAGGCAATAATATGGCTAAAACCAATCTGTATCCGACGGCTATATCACAAGCTTTTTCCTACAACAATGGTTATACAGGAAAAGACACGCTGGAAACAGGTAAAGGATACTGGCTAAAGTTTGCTGATTCAGAAGCAGTAATAGCAGGAAATGAATTTTTGCAAGATACAGTTACAGTTACTACTGGCTGGAACATGATTGGCGCTGTAAGCCAACCGTTGGCTATAAACAGTATTATCAGCGAGCCGGGCGGGTTGCACTTGTCACAGTTTTACGGCTATAACCGCGGTTACGAAGTGGTTGATACCCTGCGACCCAACCAAGGGTACTGGGTTAAAGTAATTGGCGAGGGCGGACAGTTAATACTGAATGCCGCAACACTAAAATTTGCCAAGACAACAGGACAAAATATTGTTATTGTTCACTTGGATGAATTGCCACCGCCAGCACCAGGCGAGGGGCAAAATCCCTCGACAGTGCTCGGGATCCCAACTGCGTTACAGTTGGGACAAAATTACCCGAATCCGTTTAATCCAGTGACTGTCATCGCTTACGCAATACCGAATCATGAAGCAGGAATTATGAATCATGAATTGGTAACACTCAAAGTGTATAATATGTTGGGGCAGGAAGTGGCGACACTAGTAAATGAGATGAAAACGCCTGGACAATATACTGTTAATTTTAATGGCAGCAATCTAACCAGTGGAATGTATTTTTACCGACTACAAGCCGGAAACTATACACAAACCCGGAAGCTTTTGCTGTTGAAATAA